The genomic region TACTCCAGAGTTGGTACCCAAATAGGAAGTTATTAAAGGAGTTGCTGCTGCACCCTCCTTCCTTCAAATTGTCACACAGATGAACTTAAGGCTTTGCAAAAAGACACAATGGTCAGTCTTAGAACAGAGATGGAGCTCAGCTAGGAGTCCAGATCAACAAAATGACTTTCAGAAAGCTCACGATCTTTAAAGTGACACGAAGCTAAGTGCCACGCATTTGATATACTGAAGAAGACCCAATAGAGAGGAAATTAAACATCCGATTTACCTAATCCCCTAACATACGGGCTTAAAAATGTGGACAGCTGCATTGCAGCACTTCACTGGCTCGATGTGCATTGTAAGGAGCAATCAAACTGGGAGCACAACACTGTGAGGCAGCTATTACCTGCTTTACCCCCACTCCTTTCTCGTGCAACTAGAAGAAAACATGTTGCATTGCTTCTTGGGGAACCCACAGTATGAAAGTCCTATTCAGTTGTTGTGTAtgtttgtaagaaaataaagagaTCTCTAAATGACTGGAGCAAGTAGAAAGAGTTCTGAAATTCATCGGCTAATGGGCTGGGTTTCTTGAACTGGCAGGTGAAATGTGCTTTGTTTGTTAAATGCAAACAATCCCAAAGGAATCTGTCCCACTTTTCCAGCTGAAAACAACTGGCTCAGGTGACCCGAATGGTTAGCATGCATCACACAAAGAACGCTAGTTCTGACAACCCTGCAGTAAGAGCTGCATCTCATTTAAGGTattgcattaatttatttttattcctttaaaaagaaaggaaattcaaATACCTGATGGCTACAGACAGGTCAGTGCCATAAATGTTTGTACCGCAGAACAGAAGCTCTGTCTTGGACAGGTTGCATAGTTAGCAGCACTTCCTTCAAGTTGTTTGCACGCTGTTTTATGTACTAAGGTGATTAATGATCCAGCCGATCTGTGCCCATGAAGTATTAGCTGTACATAACGTTTTACCAGTGCCATACTGACTGGTCCATGTAGTATGTTTAGCCTTAAGACAACACTACTTCAAAAACAGCAAGTTATTCACAGTTGACTGAATTGGaaacataaaaacaaaaggaattaacTGTAATCAGAGGTAATGGAACTGCGCTCATCCGACTTGCTGCAGTTTCTCTGCGTGCTTCCCTAGTACCCTCCCTTGACATCATAATCACTTTGGTGAAGCATTACACAGCAGCTGTACTTAGGCCATTATTTTCAACTCGAGTGtcctgctgctgaaggcaggtAGTGTTTTATCACCCCTGGGGAGCGCAAGTGAGTTAAGAAAGGGATTGGTTCAAGCAGTCTCAACAGCCAAATATATGGTGTGAGAGACTGATATTTACCCCCTTAGTAACAGAAGGCCTAGAGAATAATTGCTGAAAGGCAATGTTTCTACACTTCAAATGTACAGTAGTACATTCACACAGATCTTGCTGTAGAGGACCAAAAAAGCCCAATGCAGGAGCACCATCCTTACACAAAACTGCCCAAGTCCCCTAAGTGGTCCCTGTTACATGTTTCACAGATACCATACGCTTGGCTACAGATagataaggagaaaaaaacacaaccccacaTCGTATGTATGTAAACCAGATCAAATcaaacagacaaacacaaatGTTCACCTTTCTGCACGCTTTTCTTAGGTCCCCTGCCCCTGGTCATGCCAATTCCAGAAGCTGTGCTCCCTGCGTGGACTCATCTTAGAACCAAGAGACTGTACCCGGTTGCTTCCAAAGATAGTAcggttaaaaataaatcaattacatCTGTTGGGATGGATGTCCTAAATAAGTGACTCCATTTTCTTGCGCAAAAGCACTTGAGCTACATGGATTAGCTCATGCAAATGGAGGATGAGGTTTAAGACATTCTTCACAAGCCACAGCAACTGCCAGAGGTGCTTAGGCAGACAATTCCCTGCAGAGTTTGCCATGGCCTGAAATCCTCTTTCCGGGCACCTCTAACACAAGCATTGCAGAGTCCTCAGCTCAGGAAACGCTACATATGCTGCTGGATTTTTGGTCCTTTTGCTCTTGCCGTTTCTGAAGTTCCCTTGTAATCCGCCTCTTTATTCCGATTAAATAGAGTTCTCTGTCAAACTGCCCTGCAGCAAGTGGAATGCTACAATATAAACACAAGCAATTAGATCAGGGCACAAATACATTCTTCTTGTTTACCCAACATTTCCCAACTAGTTCATACAACAAAGGCCAGAAACctaatttttactttcttaaggCATTCGGTAAGGTTTTTCACAATacctttaaattaagaaaatattggTTGTAAAAGGCAAATGTACTTTCAATTTAAGCATGAGCATGCCTGTATTCATAAGGTGCATACATAGAGGACATTCTTTATGACCCTAAACCAAAAAATACTCATTTCAAAAGCTAAACTAGCTTACTATTAACTCTGTGTATTCGTGGGTATTGTTCATGCACAACAGTTCTTACCTTGGTCTGCTCTAGAGAGGCCAGAAGGAAACCCTGGCAGCCCAGCTTCACAGACTCCGCAATACTTCTGTTTAATGGGTATTTAATAcccataaacaaaataaaatcccaatTCTAATTGCACTGCTGATCAAGTGCTTtgaaaaatggccattttcttGCTACCTGGGTCTTGAAATCCCCAAGTGTGCTACTCCCAGGAAAGAAACTAACTAAATTTCAGTGACTTAACCAAATTTTCTATGGAGTTCTACTAGCACGGCAGTCCACAGCGGGGCATTAAGAAACTTGGAAGatctcaaaatatttcactgacaTACAGCTACGTTGAAATGCAGCCAccaaggagagaaaacagcactGATCCCgaagagggaaagaagaacagaagaggGAAGTTGTCCATGCTgacaggaagaagaaagctgTATCTCAGATAAGACACAGATTTATAGTCAACGGCAATGCACTCCGTTTATCTCCCTCAGGAGGATTAAGGGACCCGGCAGCCGGGATTTCAGTTGTCAGTGCAAGGCTTAAGCACTCTTATTGCTCTGACCACTGAGCGCGTATATTGGGTAAAAAACAAAGAAGCTGTGGAGCGCTACATGGGATAAACTCTATTTCAGGAACTCTCCTGAGAGGACAAACTCTGAACAGGAGCATATCCTCAGGATCACCGGAGCCATGTGCAATCATACAGAATGGTTGAGGAGGTACTAACTTGTCTCTGCCAGGTCTCACTTTCACACGAAACAAGGCAAATACAGGCCGATGGTCTGAAGTTTTGATCACAGGACAAGATGAGTACTTGACAGCATGGATGTCGTCTCTGTACCGACTGCGGTATACAACTCGATCctgggaggcagagagaaaggggaGACTGATGGTAGCTCCCTTTACACACACCCCCTGCAAAAACGCACTGGTTCACAAGAGACAAATCTATTCATTTATCACACTCCGCTCAGTGAAATTAAGTgtcttgggcagggacacattCATGAAGAAAGTGTGTCTGATCCCAACAGCGGTTCTGTGCCCAGCTCTGAGCACAGGGGAGAATGCACTGGAACAGGATGTAAGGCAGGGAAAATGAAATTAGCAGCCCGTGCCAAACTCTCCCTCTGCTCACAGATTCAAACCAGTTCCACATGCCCTGTTGCCCTTAAGCAACAAACCTCAGCAGGACTGTATCTCGTGCAGCCCAACTGTGGAAGGCAGCTTTTTCTCGCAGGCGAGAATCCCCGTTGGAGGTGGACGTGAGGCTGAGCAGCCCTTCCGAGCACGCTGCTCTGAAATCACCCTTACCGTGTAGGAAGGAGTCCTTTGTTTGGAAGTGGTGTCATAGCTGTCCTTTCCTATGTCAAACTTGTAGGAAGGACGGAAATTAATGTCAGCCTCTTGGAATCCTTTGAAAATAGACCCTGTAAGGGAAGGGGAGAACAGCATGAATAACAAATTCCTCCTTCCTAAGAACCTGGCACACTTTTTGCATTTACTCAACACTGCTTAACTGATGCTGGCGAGAAACAACAGCCGTGTACGTACACGACTAGAAAAACCTGGGCTTGGTCTCCAGAAAGGGAGCAAGCTCAAGTTCTTACACTGAGGATAAAAAATAGCCAGTGGCTATTTAAACAACAAACACTTCGTGTATGCACTTCCCCTTCCACTGAAAGCTCATGCTGCTTCGCAAATGCTGGCTATTCAAACCTAAATGCCCCAGACACTGTGACGGAATGATGTCCAGTTTGTAGAGGTGTCAgatgaaacagagcagaaaatggcTTGGGAGATTACACTATATACAGCAAAATGCTATCGCAAAAAGTCCCTTGTACAGATTGTCCCTGTATTTGTCCCTGCTGCCTTCCTTTTTTATGGAACTTAataagagaaagcaggaaaggTCTCTAGGAAATAGAGATTTGGCTGTAATTATTTCTGTTCCTGGAGACTCGGAAGAAAAACAGCTGTCCCTCACCCCTACTCATTTCACTAGTAAGTTGGTCATATGCCAGTAGCTTGGACACGTCTGTTTCTGGGTTCTGGTTCAAGATGGAATCCACGGTCTCACGATCCTTATTTAGTCGGAAATTGAAGTCACCAAACCAGAAAACTTCATCAAAGCGAGTTGTGACATCATCTGCAAATTCAAGCCAGAAGTGTCAGTATAAAGGTAAACATCCGGAAAAATtcggaaaggaaaaaaaaaaaatcccaaacttttcTTCTCTAAATCTCCTTTTGACTTTTGAGGAAAACCAAAGTATATGATGTAGCTACACGCTACAGCTGTATGATGCACGGCTAGATATGTTCAAGCAACAGgcataaattctttctttttactaCCAGGAGATATAATACTTGAGTATGCTTTCTGCCCGTGACCATCACAGAACGtggtaataaaaaaaacagtagaaaacTGAAgcgaaattttaaaaaaacataaaaaaagctgaaagagacCAAACTATCTATAGAACCTAAAAATATTATGAACGCAAAAACTTAACGCTACACAGCAGATTAAGAGTAAATTCATCTTTCTAGAAAAAGGACTTAGCTATTATATACCTACGCTTCATGTTAACAGCACAGTATTAAGAAACAATAATGGAATTTGGCAAACAATACGCTGACCTGCAAATTGACATGCAAATTGAAATATGTTCCTCCCCttaagtttcaaaataatttctagttGTTCtagaaaacacttggaaaatgAAACACATCCATAATACTGATAAAAATGACACCAAAATTACCTTATTGCTGTTCTGAGAAAAAATACATCACATGAAAATTCTCTTCAaatttcctctctccccctccattTCAACTTTTTCTCTCAAATTCCCCCCAAAATTACACCCcacctaaaaaaagaaattacgtGAACAGTAACCATCCTCAGACAAAAAGACTCGTGGTCTCTGTTTATACTATCTCAAATTAGCACTCTCATTCTCTCTTCCTGAGTGTAGACTGACAATGCACAAACTCTGTTCATGTGGGCTCCAAAACAACCATGGTTTCACACTTACTAGAACTAGATCGATATGGGTTTGTGTCCGGAACGTTCTTGGGAAGTGTAAGGGCTTGAATGGTTTTATTGTAGTCCAGTTTCCTCTCATTCACCTTGCTGTCCCCAGCTGAAAGACAGAAATCCCACCAACGCATCGTTTCAATTCAATTACCATTTTTGGTTACAACGGCAGCTTCCAAAGGGCATTGGACATGTAAAATGTAACACACTGACCCAGGGAGCATacagactgaaaaataatgacagaaaGTGTGGAAAAAGGGATACAAATGTGCagagttaatttttgtttttctaaacacTGTTCTTTGGTAAGTTTGctacaaaaaaaatcctcctccCTTACTATTCTCAGCTCAGCAATCCTGAGCTTTAACTTCAGTCTGCCCTGCTCCTCTACCCCCCtgcagatttttttacttttataaagcaacccccctcctccctcaaTCAGGACGCTCCTAACAAGACCGTAAATGTCTCACATGTGAAGTGTGAGGTGATGAAGAGAAAGGAGGTCCCAAAAAACGTGAAGCAGATTCCCAGAGCTCCCTTGGTTTTGATCTGAGATACGATTCGAGTCGTCACCGTGGCATACTCCAcctctggaaagagaaaagaagctgCTGTTACCGAAAAGCCTCTAGAGGTAGTGAGCAGGAAAGTTAGGCAAGGGATGGCCTTGGAGGAAGGACAGGACGCCCGATGGCAGCagtcctttcccttccccactcTCCAGCTCTTACTGGACCACACACCTGAGCAGAACCAGATGAGGTCCCTGCGAATGAAGACCGACATGTACAGCACCCCATGCGCAGCTGAGTAGAGCATGACGTAGTGGGGGCCTAGTGTCTCTTGCAGGCGGATCTCCCACTCTCTTCTGCAGGAGAGAACAACAGCTGGATCAGAAGGACAGCACAAGAGACAATAACCAGGAAAGGAAATCAGCACTGCGAAAACAGAGCAATCCCTTTGCCAAGGTTGAGTAAGCGTAAGCAAAACCTCCACTGCCACAGCCATGCTGCAGGGAAGGCTGGTCAGTTTGACGTGTAACTCCACACATGCCACGCAGGGGCTCTGTGTGTCGGTGAGAGTATTACAGCTGCTGTACCGAGCAGCTTGCAAACCTGGGGAAAAGGGAGTCCCACTGGGAAGACACCCTAAAAAAGCAGAGTCTGACATGAGGCTTCAACCTGCTCTTCTAGGGTTGGTCAATCTCAGACGGACTAGAAATTTGCAGCAATGTGCTACTAATGAGCACGTTCTTGCTAACGCTAACGGCCAGCCCCTGGGCCAGCTCACAGCCAGCTCAGATCCACAGTAGGATGCCCACAGAAACCAGACAGGAGTTTGGCTATTAGCTGCCCTGACAACAGGACCAAGCTCTGTATCTACAGATTTTTGTGACATTTATCTCTAAAACTCATTTCCCCTGGTTCTCATGCACTGGAATTCAGAGTCTTATTAAATGGgtttattgaaaatattaatatgatgGAGACTATCTGGAGACTAATTAAAACCAAAGTAATTAGTTAACAATAAAAGAGGATGGTTCATTACATTGTTTTTGCTACCTGTCTGGACAGCCTTCTTGAACCCCAATGACATACATGTCCTGGGCGTAGTCAGGATCTGTTGGTAATAAGAAATCATCCAGATTCACAGGAAGttcctattattttaaaaaaaaacacacaaaaaaaaaccccaaacgagCAGTATTAGTTACGTGAAGATTTACTAGAAAAGTCAGAAAAGTCCAGGCTAAGCTACAAGTTCCACAGCATATACCAACAATTCACACTTCAAACAATAGGTTAAGTGATAATACTAAGAATTCTCGCTAAGGTGAACGTGCATGAGAAGGCCTTATAATTTTATAAAGACAATAAACTCAGGTTGACAAGGAACATAGTCACGAACAGAAAAAAGCCATTGCACCAGTCTTTGCAGTAAAGTCAGGGTAACTTTACCACTGCCAAAAGACCTGTGGAGACTTACGTGCACATACCTTCTGACCCTGCATGTTCCAGGTGGCcacaaaaatgccaatatttCGATCAGGGAAATATCTGCTAAGTTCTTCTGCTCCCAGTAAGGCACCAGTTGCCAGAAGGCTGCCTTCCAAATAGCTTCTGTGAAGAGAAGACGCATAAAAGAGCATCTAAGGAAATGCTGGAATAATGATTTGTAACGTTTGAATCTTGAGTTAATCAAGAACATATCTTCAGCTCAAGAAAATGGCATTTAGTATTTATATAGTGTTCTGCTTGCCTGAAGTTCCTTATAAAGTTCCAACCCTTATAGAGAGTTCATGGATCacatgcaagaaaacaaaactatcGTCATAAACCGTCCTTTTCCAAGCCAGGACACGAGTATGATGGTGAGCCTGATGCTGCACAGGTTCCGTGATGAGAAGACTGAAGCCATCCAAAGTTTTCCATCCCCCTAGAACTTACCGCAGACACAAATTGAAGAGATTGGTTTGATACTTGAGTGTCTTGAAGCAGGTCAGCGTACTTAAAACATGAAAAGAGCTCCACCATTCCCAGTGTTCTGGCACCAAATTGCTCCTAATCAAGGATTCAAACTCACATTCTTCCTTCAGTTCAGCTCATCAAATTAGCTTTCAAGTAAATAATTTCTTGAGTCTGAGGTCTAAAAGAACATCACCTTTGAAAAGGACAGatctgccccacagcacctgcCTCTCCAAAGAACACGCTGCTTACAAAAGCAAGGGGTATTGGCAAAAGGACTACAAGGTGAATAAGCACTTTTAATCTTGCTTAAGCTCTACAAATAACGATGACAGCATGATGCCAGGGAACGCTGCGCAACCCACTGCTCTGCCCAGCCGCCCACCTGACTCCAAGCCTTGCAGAGGCAAGTGAAAGAAAACCCCTCACGGCAAACAAGGAACGATCTACCTTTGGGGCTTTTTTACCAGTTAGTAACACTTTATCTCAGAATTATTTTCCCCTGTACCACTGACTCCCACTCTTTGGATCAATGATCAGATTTATCCCTCAAGGTCTTGCAGACTGTTGTGTGTCTGTAACATACCGCCTTTAGCCGAGTATTTGATATCCTTTACCATTTAACACGTTTCCTGACCTGCAGCATTACCAATAATACCCGCTGCAGCGTTTgtgctgtgtgctgccaggtCTTCACGAATAGTGGTTCTGCAGCCAACACAAGAAGAGGATTCGATACACCAGCAAGCAGAGTAATACACCCACCCCAGTTCCCTCCAATCAATAACCTATATTGAGCTAAGAATGGAGACAAATGAGCCACCAGAGCAAGAGGCCAGGGCCACGCTAGGAGAAAGTGCTGAGATCTGTCTGGAATCAGACTCAAGAGATTCCTGGAAAAGCTGGGGCAGAGGAGCTCCCGTGGGACACTGACGCAGTTCACAGCACAGGATTTGATCCTGCCAGAAGCTCAACATCTGCAGAGGACTCTCAGCACTTTACAGAATTGTACTGCATGATAGTTTCAAGCTAAAATATTCGGGTTTTCTCCTGCCATTATACACTTCAGTTCGAGCTGAATGTacttttagatttaaaaaaaatattagtttttcCCAACTGTTAGCATGCACAGCTACCGtttcttaattttcaaaacagattACTTAAATATTACAAGCTAGCTGACAGCAAATCAAACTTACAGTTACATCAAACTATACCCAGCTGAAAGGAGCAAATATACGGTATTTGTACTAATCTCTTCATCTTCTAACTGTTTCCAGTCTCCACAGCGGGATAAACAACACAGAACAACTTCTGTGCTCTCCCGATTGGTCTGaagctccctgcctctgcccggcAGGATTCTGCAGGGCAGCTGGCTCCCTGCTAACATCCCCCAAACCTTGCCAGGAGAAGCTGGGGGACGTACCTGCTTCGAACATCCTTGGAGCGAATGGGAGTGAGCAGGCTGAACGTAGATTTCATGGAGTCTGTGGAGCAATTATCACAGACCATCCCGTTGCCATGTAGCCTGCTATCGCTCAGGCTGCTGCTTACCCTCCCAAACTTGTGCTGAGAATAATGTCGATAATCCATACAATCTGAGTCAATCCTATTAGCTGTCCTCAGTGTGTGAGAGGCCACATTGAACTCCATGGGCGGCAGAGGTCGAGCCGGCATTATTTGGGACAGCCGGGGTTTGCCGCCTGCAAATGCTTTCCCCCGCAGAAGCCCGCCAAAGGCACTGGAGATCTCGGAGGCTCGTTTCCCCAGGTCGGAGGtgcctcctctgctcttccccatgGGACCAGCTTCTGAGGCGTCTGGTGAACTGTGCAAGGAGTTCTGCTGGCAGGGGCTTGCCCTACCCCTGACGGGAGGGCTGAGAGACGCTTCCTGCAGAGAACCATTTGAGGAACTTGTCTCGTTGGGATCAGTCAGACTTTCCTGACTCGTTCTAAACcgcctccacctcctccagcttTTCTCATCCAAAGATGCAGCACGCTCCAGCCGGGGTTTCCGAGGAGGCCTTGGAGTGATTGATTTAATTTTCATATGAGCTTTGAGTTCATCTGGTAGAAGCTTTAGGGTTTCATTTAAAGAGGTGCCTACACTTGGAGGATCTTCAAAGGTAAGCACCCCATCACCACCAGCCTCCTTCTTGGCTGCTTTGCCAGCTTTTTTAGCGTGCAGGTCCTGTACTGCTCCACCCTCCGTGCTCCGAGTAACACATGCCCCTGAGTGCTGCGGAAATCCATTTGGAGTACTCATTCTCCCCTGGGTACCAGCTACGGACACTGCTCCGTATGAAAAGTTCCTCACCGCATAGTTTCCTTCCCTTGCTTAGCCCAGAGACTCACAGGGCTTTAACCAAGCCAGAAAGACACGGAAATCAGAGACAGCTCAGTCTTCAGTTGAGAATGAAGGGCAGGGTTATGTGTAGGCCGATGCATTGTCTGCACAATTTCAAGAGGTGGTATACCTGGATTTCGCCAAGAGAAACATGTAAGAACGAAAAGTTATTGAGCTGCGAATTCTGCTCCTTAGTCAGAAAGCAACTCCTCACAGCACCTCCCTCTAGAACAACTCAAACCTTAACATGACCTTGTCAGAAgatcaatgttatttttttttttttcaaaggcaaagCAGCGAACTGACTTCCTCGCTGCTGTGGGCATCACGGCTGCGTACAGACTTCTTTAAGAAAAGCTTGTGTATACCGTTAgcatgaaaggaaattaaaactgcaCATAAATCACAGCTTGTCCCCCTTGCTGTACCATGAGTCACCAGTATAACCAGCCTTCGGGCTGCCCAGAGCACTGGGTGCCAGAGGCCAGGAAATTTCCAGTGATCTCAGCTTCTACCGTGATCTCACAGCGGGGAGCTCGCTGACACCTTTGCTTGCTTTGTGCCAAGCTCCAGCCACCACCACTGGAACTGAGAAAATATCCGAGGAGCAGTTCTAGGGATACAGAATCAGGGTTCAAGGTAAACTCCTTAGGGGGGGGTAAGGTAAACTCGGGGGGGAAAGCACCTCCTTTTCCTGCAGTTATGCGACCCAAGCTTCCCAGCTGCAGAGACACACTCCATAGCTCTGTACTGGAAACGCCAAATCCCGTAAAGCGCTAGTTCCGCGCCCGAGGCGAGACTGCCCGCCCTCTGCGCTGCCCGGAGCGGAGGGAGAGCTCCGCCAGCCCCTCACACGGCCCCGCTCCGCCACCACGGCCCCAGCCCTGAGAAGGGACGACACGACGGACGCGACCCCTCCCCACGGCCGCGGGCACCGGCCGCCTCAGAGAGACCACTGACCTCCGGGCCCGCTGCCGCCCCGGCGGAGGCCGGCTCCGCTGCGCTGGCCTCGGCGGTACTTcagcgggccgggccccgccggctgCACCCGGGGGCGGCCCAGCCCCCCTTCTCCCCGCGGCCCCTcagagcggggcgggcggcggcccgggcccggcggcggacGGGCCGAGCGGGCGGCGGTGGAGGCCGCCCCAGCCCCGCCCGTAGCAACGGCGGTGGCGACGCCGGGCTGGGCCCGCCCCGCGAGCGGCGACAGCGCCCCCTGGGGGCCGGAGGaccgcgccgccggcccccgccagggggtgggagggcgataattaaataaatcaatcaatccTTAAAGCCCTTTAAAATAAGCAGTTTAAACCGAAGCATTTTACACTTCTACACCTTCAATTTCGACCACGGCAGTGAAGCTCTACGCACAGGTAGCTCCAGCTCCCTTGCTTTAAGCAGAGCACTTCCAAACCCCGAGGAGAGGTGCCTTCCCCCTGCTTGCTAAAAGCAATAACCACAAGAAGTAGTAAAATGTGAAAGTGCTCCAGAGcgcaaaatattttatttaagaatttaCAGTGTCAAATCTTACACTTAGGAAAGATAGCCGCTCCCAGCTCAAAGGAAGCCTTCTTGAATTAAGTTGTCTTGGCAGTCTCTACTGAAAGGAGAAAATCAGCAGCAGCCTGGCGAACTGGAGGAAAAGCCAAGTGTCTGACGGGGTTTCAATTATAGAAAAGTAAACAATGCCGACTGCTGCTGACCACGTCTGGAATTGAGTATGGACCATTATGCAAAGGTTTCTAATCCCCCAAACAGCATTTTACCTCTGTTACATACAAACCTTTTAGGACATACGTAAGGCTATCGAGATCTCGGAAAGGTAGCGTtatgcaggaaaagaagaaacaatcgGGGACCAAAACTGTCAATTTCACATTCACGTTATTTCTACTCATGGGCAGAAattcaagtaaaataaaatagtttggtGGCAAGTTCTAAATAAAATATGGCCTAatgatttaataaatatttaaagtttatttctCTCTTTGCAGATAATTCAGATTCTTCAGTGAATATGAATGTTGCATATCATGGTTTTCAAGATTTCTTATATTAAGCCTAAAGATTTTAAAGTCCATCGGTAGAGGTCTAATCCGTCTACATTTAGTATGTTTGAAATTCAGCTGTTAGCTATTTAAGACCTTGGTTTGTTTTAGTAATGGAAATTCAAGAATAGAGTACTATGCTGATTCTGGCACTCAACAGGAAAAAACTTCAACAACTGTCCAGCTGTTACCACCTTAATGTACAGTGCCAGCAGTTCGAGAGAAAGCGAGTAACCGTATTGCACTTAAAAGAACACTCACTCGTCAAATAGTACAGCATGGGCTATTATACAGAGAGCTTCTTTCAGACTATACAATTTGCTTTACAAGTAGTCTAAACCACAAACTACATACATACTATGTAAGATCCAAATCAAATTAGTATTAGATTACAGTCACAGTTTTCATTCAATATAGGTCAACTTATTTGGATGAGCTGtggccccctccctccttccaaaaTCACACCAGCACAAGGCATTTCCCAGAGGAACAAACATCTCTGGCTTCATACAGTGACAAACCAAGTCCTCTTTGATG from Chroicocephalus ridibundus chromosome 15, bChrRid1.1, whole genome shotgun sequence harbors:
- the INPP5E gene encoding phosphatidylinositol polyphosphate 5-phosphatase type IV isoform X2, giving the protein MSTPNGFPQHSGACVTRSTEGGAVQDLHAKKAGKAAKKEAGGDGVLTFEDPPSVGTSLNETLKLLPDELKAHMKIKSITPRPPRKPRLERAASLDEKSWRRWRRFRTSQESLTDPNETSSSNGSLQEASLSPPVRGRASPCQQNSLHSSPDASEAGPMGKSRGGTSDLGKRASEISSAFGGLLRGKAFAGGKPRLSQIMPARPLPPMEFNVASHTLRTANRIDSDCMDYRHYSQHKFGRVSSSLSDSRLHGNGMVCDNCSTDSMKSTFSLLTPIRSKDVRSRSYLEGSLLATGALLGAEELSRYFPDRNIGIFVATWNMQGQKELPVNLDDFLLPTDPDYAQDMYVIGVQEGCPDRREWEIRLQETLGPHYVMLYSAAHGVLYMSVFIRRDLIWFCSEVEYATVTTRIVSQIKTKGALGICFTFFGTSFLFITSHFTSGDSKVNERKLDYNKTIQALTLPKNVPDTNPYRSSSNDVTTRFDEVFWFGDFNFRLNKDRETVDSILNQNPETDVSKLLAYDQLTSEMSRGSIFKGFQEADINFRPSYKFDIGKDSYDTTSKQRTPSYTDRVVYRSRYRDDIHAVKYSSCPVIKTSDHRPVFALFRVKVRPGRDNIPLAAGQFDRELYLIGIKRRITRELQKRQEQKDQKSSSICSVS
- the INPP5E gene encoding phosphatidylinositol polyphosphate 5-phosphatase type IV isoform X1; this translates as MSTPNGFPQHSGACVTRSTEGGAVQDLHAKKAGKAAKKEAGGDGVLTFEDPPSVGTSLNETLKLLPDELKAHMKIKSITPRPPRKPRLERAASLDEKSWRRWRRFRTSQESLTDPNETSSSNGSLQEASLSPPVRGRASPCQQNSLHSSPDASEAGPMGKSRGGTSDLGKRASEISSAFGGLLRGKAFAGGKPRLSQIMPARPLPPMEFNVASHTLRTANRIDSDCMDYRHYSQHKFGRVSSSLSDSRLHGNGMVCDNCSTDSMKSTFSLLTPIRSKDVRSRSYLEGSLLATGALLGAEELSRYFPDRNIGIFVATWNMQGQKELPVNLDDFLLPTDPDYAQDMYVIGVQEGCPDRREWEIRLQETLGPHYVMLYSAAHGVLYMSVFIRRDLIWFCSEVEYATVTTRIVSQIKTKGALGICFTFFGTSFLFITSHFTSGDSKVNERKLDYNKTIQALTLPKNVPDTNPYRSSSNDVTTRFDEVFWFGDFNFRLNKDRETVDSILNQNPETDVSKLLAYDQLTSEMSRGSIFKGFQEADINFRPSYKFDIGKDSYDTTSKQRTPSYTDRVVYRSRYRDDIHAVKYSSCPVIKTSDHRPVFALFRVKVRPGRDKLVPPQPFCMIAHGSGDPEDMLLFRVCPLRRVPEIEFIPCSAPQLLCFLPNIRAQWSEQ